A genome region from Taeniopygia guttata chromosome 5, bTaeGut7.mat, whole genome shotgun sequence includes the following:
- the EIF5 gene encoding eukaryotic translation initiation factor 5 — protein MSVNVNRSVSDQFYRYKMPRLIAKVEGKGNGIKTVIVNMVDVAKALNRPPTYPTKFFGCELGAQTQFDVKNDRYIVNGSHEANKLQDMLDGFIKKFVLCPECENPETDLHVNPKKQTIGNSCKACGYRGMLDTNHKLCTFILKNPPESGDTGTGKKEKEKKNRKGKDKENGSVSSNETLPPPPPEEITPPQVVEEEDDDDWGEDTTEEAQRRRMDEISDHAKNLTLSEDLERTIEERVNLLFDFVKKKKEEGVIDTSDKDIVAEAERLDVKAMGPLVLTEVLFDEKIREQIRKYRRHFLRFCHNNKKAQRYLLHGFECVVAMHQSQLISKIPHILKEMYDADLLEEEVILGWAEKASKKYVSKDLAKEIRVKAEPFIKWLKEAEEESSGNEEEDEDENIEVVYSTTASVPKVETVKPANNKDDDIDIDAI, from the exons ATGTCTGTCAACGTCAACCGCAGTGTTTCAGATCAGTTCTATCGCTACAAAATGCCCCGTCTGATTGCCAAG gtGGAGGGCAAAGGAAATGGAATAAAGACGGTTATAGTCAACATGGTTGACGTTGCAAAGGCGCTTAATCGGCCTCCAACGT ATCCTACCAAATTTTTTGGTTGTGAGCTGGGAGCACAGACCCAGTTTGATGTTAAGAATGACCGTTACATTGTCAATGGATCTCATGAGGCGAATAAGCTGCAAGACATGTTGGATGGATTCATTAAAAAATTTGTTCTCTGTCCTGAGTGTGAGAATCCTGAAACTGATCTG CATGTCAATCCTAAGAAACAAACTATAGGTAACTCTTGCAAAGCCTGTGGCTATCGAGGCATGCTTGACACAAACCATAAGCTCTGCACGTTCATTCTCAAAAACCCACCTG AAAGTGGTGACACTGgtacaggaaagaaagaaaaggagaagaagaacagaaaaggCAAGGACAAAGAGAATGGTTCTGTGTCCAGCAATGAGACACTTCCACCCCCACCACCAGAGGAGATTACTCCTCCACAGGTTGTG gaggaggaggatgatgatgacTGGGGTGAGGACACAACAGAAGAAGCCCAGAGGCGTAGAATGGATGAAATCAGTGACCATGCAAAGAACCTCACACTTAGTGAAGACCTGGAAAGAACTATAGAGGAGAGAGTCAACTTACTATTTGATTTTGTAAAG aaaaagaaggaagaaggtgtCATTGATACTTCTGACAAAGACATTGTAGCAGAAGCAGAGAGACTGGATGTAAAGGCTATGGGCCCACTTGTTCTCACTGAAGTCCTTTTTGATGAAAAGATTCGTGAACAAATCAGAAAATACCGACGTCACTTCCTTCGT TTCTGCCACAACAACAAGAAAGCTCAGAGGTACCTTCTCCATGGCTTCGAGTGTGTGGTAGCTATGCATCAGTCTCAGCTTATTTCAAAAATACCACATATTTTGAAGGAAATGTATGACGCAGATCTTCTGGAAGAAGAAGTCATCCTTGGCTGGGCAGAAAAG GCCTCAAAGAAATACGTTTCAAAGGACCTTGCCAAAGAAATCCGTGTCAAAGCAGAACCATTTATTAAATGGCTAAAGGAAGCTGAAGAAGAATCTTCCGGTAATGAAGAAGAGGATGAAGATGAAAACATAGAG